One Methylosarcina fibrata AML-C10 DNA segment encodes these proteins:
- a CDS encoding DUF3780 domain-containing protein, giving the protein MSPAAPAERRTPAKKSQLLGFGFDPEQTDHCFIVTVPISKARDAKVLISEHFHWIKPEKGQEMHPTFNDVDAQLKAVLNRHTWEQIEEHVKAEFNRRLRSLGTKTGQWLKKGQIPVDRTLGKELTLLAWALEDADPELAVTAVHNWLGLVPEERWWLYTMTNAATGHAINGRNKGWRKAVRFALTENPVLEGVLRNRRAEFELSLMSGKP; this is encoded by the coding sequence ATGAGTCCTGCAGCACCCGCAGAAAGGCGAACACCAGCAAAGAAATCGCAACTCTTGGGTTTCGGCTTCGATCCGGAACAAACCGATCATTGCTTTATCGTAACGGTGCCGATCTCGAAAGCGAGAGACGCCAAGGTGCTTATTTCCGAGCATTTCCATTGGATTAAACCGGAAAAAGGACAGGAAATGCATCCCACTTTTAACGATGTGGATGCACAATTAAAGGCCGTCTTAAACCGCCATACCTGGGAACAGATAGAAGAGCACGTTAAAGCGGAGTTCAATCGCCGCTTGCGCAGCCTGGGCACCAAAACCGGGCAATGGCTTAAAAAGGGCCAGATACCGGTGGACCGTACCTTGGGTAAGGAGCTTACTTTATTAGCCTGGGCCTTGGAAGATGCCGACCCGGAACTTGCAGTCACCGCCGTGCATAACTGGCTGGGCCTGGTGCCTGAGGAACGCTGGTGGCTTTACACGATGACCAACGCCGCGACCGGACACGCAATCAATGGCCGCAATAAAGGCTGGCGTAAAGCCGTTCGCTTTGCGTTAACCGAAAACCCGGTGCTGGAAGGCGTGTTGCGTAATCGCCGAGCGGAGTTCGAGCTGTCGTTAATGTCGGGCAAACCGTAG